Proteins encoded together in one Staphylococcus aureus window:
- the dnaX gene encoding DNA polymerase III subunit gamma/tau produces MNYQALYRMYRPQSFEDVVGQEHVTKTLRNAISKEKQSHAYIFSGPRGTGKTSIAKVFAKAINCLNSTDGEPCNECHICKGITQGTNSDVIEIDAASNNGVDEIRNIRDKVKYAPSESKYKVYIIDEVHMLTTGAFNALLKTLEEPPAHAIFILATTEPHKIPPTIISRAQRFDFKAISLDQIVERLKFVADAQQIECEDEALAFIAKASEGGMRDALSIMDQAIAFGDGTLTLQDALNVTGSVHDEALDHLFDDIVQGDVQASFKKYHQFITEGKEVNRLINDMIYFVRDTIMNKTSEKDTEYRALMNLELDMLYQMIDLINDTLVSIRFSVNQNVHFEVLLVKLAEQIKGQPQVIANVAEPAQIASSPNTDVLLQRMEQLEQELKTLKAQGVSVAPVQKSSKKPARGIQKSKNAFSMQQIAKVLDKANKADIKLLKDHWQEVIDHAKNNDKKSLVSLLQNSEPVAASEDHVLVKFEEEIHCEIVNKDDEKRSSIESVVCNIVNKNVKVVGVPSDQWQRVRTEYLQNRKNEGDDMPKQQAQQTDIAQKAKDLFGEETVHVIDEE; encoded by the coding sequence TTGAATTATCAAGCCTTATATCGTATGTACAGACCCCAAAGTTTCGAGGATGTCGTCGGACAAGAACATGTCACGAAGACATTGCGCAATGCGATTTCGAAAGAAAAACAGTCGCATGCTTATATTTTTAGTGGTCCGAGAGGTACGGGGAAAACGAGTATTGCCAAAGTGTTTGCTAAAGCAATCAACTGTCTAAATAGCACTGATGGAGAACCTTGTAATGAATGTCATATTTGTAAAGGCATTACGCAGGGGACTAATTCAGATGTGATAGAAATTGATGCTGCTAGTAATAATGGCGTTGATGAAATAAGAAATATTAGAGACAAAGTTAAATATGCACCAAGTGAATCGAAATATAAAGTTTATATTATAGATGAGGTGCACATGCTAACAACAGGTGCTTTTAATGCCCTTTTAAAGACGTTAGAAGAACCTCCAGCACACGCTATTTTTATATTGGCAACGACAGAACCACATAAAATCCCTCCAACAATCATTTCTAGGGCACAACGTTTTGATTTTAAAGCAATTAGCCTAGATCAAATTGTTGAACGTTTAAAATTTGTAGCAGATGCACAACAAATTGAATGTGAAGATGAAGCCTTGGCATTTATCGCTAAAGCGTCTGAAGGGGGTATGCGTGATGCATTAAGTATTATGGATCAGGCTATTGCATTTGGTGATGGTACGTTAACATTGCAAGATGCGTTGAATGTCACAGGTAGCGTACATGATGAAGCGTTGGATCACTTGTTTGATGATATTGTACAAGGTGACGTACAAGCATCTTTTAAAAAATACCATCAGTTTATAACAGAAGGTAAAGAAGTGAATCGCCTAATAAATGATATGATTTATTTTGTCAGAGATACGATTATGAATAAAACATCTGAGAAAGATACTGAGTATCGAGCACTGATGAACTTAGAATTAGATATGTTATATCAAATGATTGATCTTATTAATGATACATTAGTGTCGATTCGTTTTAGTGTGAATCAAAACGTTCATTTTGAAGTGTTGTTAGTAAAATTAGCTGAGCAGATTAAGGGTCAACCACAAGTGATTGCGAATGTAGCTGAACCAGCACAAATTGCTTCATCGCCAAACACAGATGTATTGTTGCAACGTATGGAACAGTTAGAGCAAGAACTAAAAACACTAAAAGCACAAGGAGTGAGTGTCGCTCCTGTTCAAAAATCTTCGAAAAAGCCTGCGAGAGGCATACAAAAATCTAAAAATGCATTTTCAATGCAACAAATTGCAAAAGTGCTAGATAAAGCGAATAAGGCAGATATCAAATTGTTGAAAGATCATTGGCAAGAAGTGATTGATCATGCCAAAAATAATGATAAAAAATCACTCGTTAGTTTATTGCAAAATTCGGAACCTGTGGCGGCAAGTGAAGATCACGTACTTGTGAAATTTGAGGAAGAGATCCATTGTGAAATCGTCAATAAAGACGACGAGAAACGTAGTAGTATAGAAAGTGTTGTATGTAATATCGTTAATAAAAACGTTAAAGTTGTTGGTGTACCATCAGATCAATGGCAAAGAGTTCGAACGGAATATTTACAAAATCGTAAAAACGAAGGCGATGATATGCCAAAGCAACAAGCACAACAAACAGATATTGCTCAAAAAGCAAAAGATCTTTTCGGTGAAGAAACTGTACATGTGATAGATGAAGAGTGA
- the treR gene encoding trehalose operon repressor — protein sequence MAKQKKFMKIYEALKEDILNGQIQYGEQIPSEHDLVQLYQSSRETVRKALDLLALDGMIQKIHGKGSLVIYQEVTEFPFSELVSFKEMQEEMGVAYLTEVVVNEVVEAHEVPEVQHALNINSSESLIHIVRTRRLNQHVKIVDEDYFLKSIVSDIGNDVASDSIYDYLEKVLNLNISYSSKSITFEPFDEQAYQLFGDVSVAYSATVRSIVYLENTMPFQYNISKHLANEFKFNDFSRRRIK from the coding sequence ATGGCGAAACAAAAAAAGTTTATGAAGATTTATGAGGCGTTGAAAGAAGATATATTAAACGGGCAGATTCAATATGGTGAACAAATTCCGTCTGAACATGATTTGGTGCAATTGTACCAGTCATCTCGAGAGACCGTGCGTAAGGCATTAGATTTGTTGGCATTAGACGGCATGATTCAAAAGATTCATGGTAAAGGGTCACTTGTCATTTATCAGGAGGTTACAGAGTTTCCATTTTCTGAACTTGTTAGTTTTAAAGAAATGCAAGAAGAAATGGGCGTCGCATATTTAACTGAAGTTGTTGTGAATGAGGTTGTTGAAGCGCATGAAGTTCCAGAAGTTCAACATGCTTTAAACATCAATTCTAGTGAATCACTCATTCATATTGTTAGAACTCGTCGGCTTAACCAACATGTGAAGATTGTTGATGAAGATTATTTTCTAAAGTCGATTGTTTCAGATATAGGTAATGATGTTGCGAGTGATTCTATTTATGATTATTTGGAAAAGGTATTAAATCTTAATATTAGTTATTCAAGTAAGTCTATTACTTTTGAACCGTTTGATGAACAAGCATATCAATTGTTTGGTGATGTATCGGTGGCTTATTCAGCAACAGTTCGAAGTATTGTGTATTTAGAAAATACAATGCCGTTTCAATATAATATTTCAAAACATCTTGCAAATGAATTTAAATTTAATGACTTCTCAAGACGTCGTATAAAGTAA
- the treC gene encoding alpha,alpha-phosphotrehalase, with the protein MSKEIDWRKSVVYQIYPKSFNDTTGNGIGDINGIIEKLDYIKLLGVDYIWLTPVYESPMNDNGYDISNYLEINEDFGTMDDFEKLIKVAHQKDLKVMLDIVINHTSTEHEWFKEARKSKDNPYRDYYFFRSSEDGPPTNWHSKFGGNAWKYDSETDEYYLHLFDVSQADLNWDNPEVRQSLYRIVNHWIDFGVDGFRFDVINLISKGEFKDSDKIGKEFYTDGPRVHEFLHELNRQTFGNTDMMTIGEMSSTTIENCIKYTQPERQELNSVFNFHHLKVDYVDGEKWTNAKLDFHKLKEILMQWQRGIYDGGGWNAIFWCNHDQPRVVSRFGDDTSEEMRIQSAKMLAIALHMLQGTPYIYQGEEIGMTDPHFTSIAQYRDVESINAYHQLLSEGHAEADVLAILGQKSRDNSRTPMQWSDDVNAGFTAGKPWIDISENYHQVNVRQALQNKESIFYTYQKLIQLRHTHDIITYGDIVPRFMDHDHLFVYERHYKNQQWLVIANFSASAVDLPEGLAREGCVVIQTGTVENNTISGFGAIVIETNA; encoded by the coding sequence GTGTCGAAAGAAATAGATTGGAGAAAATCCGTTGTATATCAAATTTATCCTAAGTCGTTTAATGATACGACGGGGAATGGTATAGGAGATATCAATGGAATTATAGAAAAATTGGATTATATCAAGTTATTGGGTGTTGATTATATTTGGTTAACACCAGTGTATGAATCACCGATGAATGATAATGGCTATGATATCAGCAATTATTTAGAAATCAATGAAGACTTTGGAACGATGGATGATTTTGAAAAGTTAATCAAAGTTGCGCATCAAAAAGACTTGAAAGTGATGTTAGATATTGTCATTAATCATACGTCGACGGAGCATGAATGGTTTAAAGAAGCCCGTAAATCTAAAGATAACCCTTATAGAGATTATTACTTTTTCAGATCATCTGAAGACGGGCCGCCAACAAATTGGCATTCTAAATTCGGTGGTAATGCATGGAAGTATGATTCTGAGACAGATGAATATTATTTACATTTATTTGATGTCAGTCAAGCTGATTTAAATTGGGATAATCCGGAAGTACGTCAATCGTTATATCGCATAGTCAATCATTGGATAGACTTCGGCGTTGATGGTTTTCGATTTGATGTCATTAACTTAATTTCTAAAGGTGAATTTAAGGACTCTGACAAAATAGGTAAAGAATTTTATACGGATGGTCCTAGAGTGCATGAGTTTCTGCATGAATTAAATCGTCAAACGTTTGGTAACACTGACATGATGACTATAGGAGAAATGTCTTCGACGACGATTGAAAATTGTATTAAGTATACACAACCAGAACGCCAAGAATTGAATAGTGTTTTTAATTTTCATCATCTAAAGGTTGATTATGTTGATGGTGAAAAGTGGACAAATGCGAAGCTTGATTTTCATAAGTTAAAGGAAATTCTGATGCAATGGCAACGAGGTATTTATGACGGTGGCGGATGGAACGCGATTTTCTGGTGTAATCATGATCAGCCACGGGTAGTGTCTAGATTTGGTGATGATACGTCGGAAGAGATGAGGATACAAAGTGCTAAAATGTTAGCTATCGCACTGCATATGTTGCAAGGGACGCCATATATTTACCAAGGTGAAGAAATTGGTATGACGGACCCACATTTTACATCAATAGCACAATATCGTGATGTTGAATCGATTAATGCCTACCATCAGTTGTTAAGTGAAGGGCATGCTGAAGCGGATGTGTTAGCGATTTTAGGACAGAAGTCACGAGACAATTCGAGAACGCCTATGCAATGGAGTGATGATGTTAATGCTGGATTTACAGCTGGTAAGCCTTGGATTGATATTTCGGAAAATTATCATCAGGTCAACGTTAGACAAGCACTTCAGAATAAAGAGTCTATTTTCTATACGTATCAAAAATTAATACAATTAAGACATACGCATGATATTATTACGTATGGAGACATTGTGCCACGTTTTATGGATCATGATCATTTATTTGTTTATGAACGTCATTATAAGAATCAACAATGGCTAGTAATTGCGAATTTCTCAGCATCGGCTGTTGATTTGCCAGAAGGATTGGCTAGAGAAGGTTGTGTTGTGATTCAAACAGGCACAGTGGAAAATAATACGATAAGCGGGTTTGGTGCAATTGTAATCGAAACAAACGCGTAA
- a CDS encoding cyclic-di-AMP receptor, producing MKMIIAIVQDQDSQELADQLVKNNFRATKLATTGGFLRAGNTTFLCGVNDDRVDEILSVINQTCGNREQLVSPITPMGGSADSYIPYPVEVEVGGATVFVMPVDAFHQF from the coding sequence ATGAAAATGATTATAGCGATCGTACAAGATCAAGATAGTCAGGAACTTGCAGATCAACTTGTTAAAAATAACTTTAGAGCAACAAAATTGGCAACAACAGGTGGGTTTTTAAGAGCGGGTAATACAACATTCTTATGTGGTGTCAATGATGACCGTGTAGATGAAATATTGTCTGTGATTAATCAAACGTGTGGTAATAGAGAACAGTTGGTTTCACCTATTACACCTATGGGAGGCAGTGCGGATTCGTACATTCCATATCCAGTTGAAGTTGAAGTTGGCGGTGCTACTGTATTTGTTATGCCAGTTGATGCATTCCATCAATTTTAA
- a CDS encoding DNA polymerase III subunit delta' C-terminal domain-containing protein, whose product MDEQQQLTNAYHSNKLSHAYLFEGDDAQTMKQVAINFAKLILCQTDSQCETKVSTYNHPDFMYISTTENAIKKEQVEQLVRHMNQLPIESTNKVYIIEDFEKLTVQGENSILKFLEEPPDNTIAILLSTKPEQILDTIHSRCQHVYFKPIDKEKFINRLVEQNMSKPVAEMISTYTTQIDNAMALNEEFDLLALRKSVIRWCELLLTNKPMALIGIIDLLKQAKNKKLQSLTIAAVNGFFEDIIHTKVNVEDKQIYSDLKNDIDQYAQKLSFNQLILMFDQLTEAHKKLNQNVNPTLVFEQIVIKGVS is encoded by the coding sequence ATGGATGAACAGCAACAATTGACGAATGCATATCATTCAAATAAATTATCGCATGCCTATTTATTTGAAGGTGATGATGCACAAACGATGAAACAAGTTGCGATTAATTTTGCAAAGCTTATTTTATGTCAAACAGATAGTCAATGTGAAACAAAGGTTAGTACATATAATCATCCAGACTTTATGTATATATCAACAACTGAGAATGCAATTAAGAAAGAACAAGTTGAACAACTTGTGCGTCATATGAATCAACTTCCTATAGAAAGCACAAATAAAGTGTACATCATTGAAGACTTTGAAAAGTTAACTGTTCAAGGGGAAAACAGTATCTTGAAATTTCTTGAAGAACCACCGGACAATACGATTGCTATTTTATTGTCTACAAAACCTGAGCAAATTTTAGACACAATCCATTCAAGGTGTCAGCATGTATATTTCAAGCCTATTGATAAAGAAAAGTTTATAAATAGATTAGTTGAACAAAACATGTCTAAGCCAGTAGCTGAAATGATTAGTACTTATACTACGCAAATAGATAATGCAATGGCTTTAAATGAAGAATTTGATTTATTAGCATTAAGGAAATCAGTTATACGTTGGTGTGAATTGTTGCTTACTAATAAGCCAATGGCACTTATAGGTATTATTGATTTATTGAAACAGGCTAAAAATAAAAAACTGCAATCTTTAACTATTGCAGCTGTGAATGGTTTCTTCGAAGATATCATACATACAAAGGTAAATGTAGAGGATAAACAAATATATAGTGATTTAAAAAATGATATTGATCAATATGCGCAAAAGTTGTCGTTTAATCAATTAATTTTGATGTTTGATCAACTGACGGAAGCACATAAGAAATTGAATCAAAATGTAAATCCAACGCTTGTATTTGAACAAATCGTAATTAAGGGTGTGAGTTAG
- a CDS encoding aminotransferase class V-fold PLP-dependent enzyme translates to MKQPILNKLESLNQEEAISLHVPGHKNMTIGHLSQLSMTMDKTEIPGLDDLHHPEEVILESMKQVEKHSDYDAYFLVNGTTSGILSVIQSFSQKKGDILMARNVHKSVLHALDISQQEGHFIETHQSPLTNHYNKVNLSRLNNDGHKLAVLTYPNYYGETFNVEEVIKSLHQLNIPVLIDEAHGAHFGLQGFPDSTLNYQADYVVQSFHKTLPALTMGSVLYIHKNAPYRETIIEYLSYFQTSSPSYLIMASLESAAEFYKTYDSTVFFDKRAQLIECLEKKGFEMLQVDDPLKLLIKYEGFTGHDIQNWFMNAHIYLELADDYQALAILPLWHHDDTYLFDSLLRKIEDMILPKKSVSKVKQTQLLTTEGNYKPKRFEYVTWCDLKKAKGKVLARHIVPYPPGIPIIFKGETITENMIELVNEYLETGMIVEGIKNNKILVEDE, encoded by the coding sequence ATGAAGCAACCTATTTTAAATAAATTAGAAAGTTTAAATCAAGAAGAAGCGATTTCTTTGCATGTTCCGGGTCATAAAAATATGACTATCGGTCATTTATCTCAATTATCAATGACAATGGATAAAACTGAAATACCTGGATTAGATGATTTACATCATCCTGAAGAAGTCATTTTGGAAAGTATGAAGCAGGTGGAGAAACATTCAGATTATGATGCTTATTTCTTAGTGAATGGCACCACTTCAGGAATATTATCTGTCATCCAGTCTTTTTCACAGAAAAAAGGCGATATCTTAATGGCAAGAAATGTACATAAATCTGTGTTACATGCGCTCGATATTAGCCAACAAGAAGGGCATTTTATTGAAACGCATCAAAGTCCGTTAACGAATCATTATAATAAAGTTAATTTAAGCCGTTTGAATAATGACGGTCACAAACTTGCTGTGTTGACTTATCCTAACTATTACGGTGAAACATTTAATGTAGAAGAGGTTATCAAATCTTTGCACCAATTAAATATTCCTGTACTCATTGACGAAGCACACGGCGCGCACTTTGGATTGCAAGGATTTCCAGATTCTACATTAAATTATCAAGCTGACTATGTTGTTCAATCTTTTCATAAAACGTTACCAGCTTTAACGATGGGCTCGGTACTTTATATTCATAAAAATGCACCTTATAGAGAAACTATTATAGAATATCTAAGCTACTTCCAAACATCTAGTCCTTCGTATTTGATTATGGCTAGTTTAGAGTCAGCTGCCGAGTTCTATAAAACATATGATAGTACCGTGTTTTTTGATAAGAGAGCGCAATTAATCGAATGTTTGGAGAAGAAGGGTTTTGAAATGCTTCAAGTTGATGATCCGTTGAAGTTGCTGATAAAATATGAAGGTTTTACAGGTCATGATATTCAAAATTGGTTTATGAATGCACATATCTATTTAGAATTAGCGGACGACTATCAAGCATTAGCGATATTGCCGTTATGGCATCATGATGATACGTATTTATTTGATTCGCTTTTACGTAAAATTGAAGATATGATTTTACCGAAAAAATCAGTTTCTAAAGTTAAACAAACACAACTTTTAACAACTGAAGGTAACTATAAACCAAAACGCTTTGAATATGTTACTTGGTGTGATTTGAAAAAGGCAAAAGGTAAAGTTCTGGCGCGACATATTGTCCCGTATCCGCCAGGGATTCCTATTATTTTCAAAGGAGAAACAATAACTGAAAATATGATAGAATTGGTAAATGAATATCTGGAAACTGGAATGATAGTTGAAGGAATTAAAAATAATAAAATTTTAGTTGAGGATGAATAA
- the recR gene encoding recombination mediator RecR yields the protein MHYPEPISKLIDSFMKLPGIGPKTAQRLAFHTLDMKEDDVVQFAKALVDVKRELTYCSVCGHITENDPCYICEDKQRDRSVICVVEDDKDVIAMEKMREYKGLYHVLHGSISPMDGIGPEDINIPSLIERLKNDEVSELILAMNPNLEGESTAMYISRLVKPIGIKVTRLAQGLSVGGDLEYADEVTLSKAIAGRTEM from the coding sequence ATGCATTATCCAGAACCTATATCAAAACTTATTGATAGCTTTATGAAATTGCCAGGCATTGGTCCAAAGACAGCCCAACGTCTGGCTTTTCATACCTTAGATATGAAAGAAGACGATGTTGTTCAGTTTGCCAAAGCATTAGTAGATGTTAAGAGAGAATTAACATATTGTAGCGTATGTGGTCACATTACTGAAAATGATCCATGTTATATTTGTGAAGATAAGCAAAGAGATCGTTCAGTTATTTGTGTTGTGGAAGATGACAAAGATGTCATAGCTATGGAAAAAATGAGAGAATACAAAGGTTTATATCACGTTTTACATGGGTCTATTTCGCCTATGGATGGCATTGGACCAGAAGATATTAATATTCCTTCATTGATTGAACGCTTGAAAAACGATGAAGTTAGCGAATTAATCTTAGCTATGAACCCGAACTTAGAGGGGGAATCTACAGCCATGTATATTTCTAGATTAGTTAAGCCTATAGGTATCAAAGTGACGAGATTAGCACAAGGGTTATCGGTAGGTGGCGATTTAGAGTATGCTGACGAAGTAACATTATCTAAAGCAATCGCAGGTAGAACAGAAATGTAA
- the tmk gene encoding dTMP kinase, which translates to MSAFITFEGPEGSGKTTVINEVYHRLVKDYDVIMTREPGGVPTGEEIRKIVLEGNDMDIRTEAMLFAASRREHLVLKVIPALKEGKVVLCDRYIDSSLAYQGYARGIGVEEVRALNEFAINGLYPDLTIYLNVSAEVGRERIIKNSRDQNRLDQEDLKFHEKVIEGYQEIIHNESQRFKSVNADQPLENVVEDTYQTIIKYLEKI; encoded by the coding sequence ATGTCAGCTTTTATAACTTTTGAGGGCCCAGAAGGCTCTGGAAAAACAACTGTAATTAATGAAGTTTACCATAGATTAGTAAAAGATTATGATGTCATTATGACTAGAGAACCAGGTGGTGTTCCTACTGGTGAAGAAATACGTAAAATTGTATTAGAAGGCAATGATATGGACATTAGAACTGAAGCAATGTTATTTGCTGCATCTAGAAGAGAACATCTTGTATTAAAGGTCATACCAGCTTTAAAAGAAGGTAAGGTTGTGTTGTGTGATCGCTATATCGATAGTTCATTAGCTTATCAAGGTTATGCTAGAGGGATTGGCGTTGAAGAAGTAAGAGCATTAAACGAATTTGCAATAAATGGATTATATCCAGACTTGACGATTTATTTAAATGTTAGTGCTGAAGTAGGTCGCGAACGTATTATTAAAAATTCAAGAGATCAAAATAGATTAGATCAAGAAGATTTAAAGTTTCACGAAAAAGTAATTGAAGGTTACCAAGAAATCATTCATAATGAATCACAACGGTTCAAAAGCGTTAATGCAGATCAACCTCTTGAAAATGTTGTTGAAGACACGTATCAAACTATCATCAAATATTTAGAAAAGATATGA
- a CDS encoding GNAT family N-acetyltransferase: MQIYLSTLTELDYDKSLNSIEESFDDNPETSWQARAKVKHLRKSPCYNFELEVIAKNENNDVVGHVLLIEVEINSDDKTYYGLAIASLSVHPELRGQKLGRGLVQAVEERAKAQEYSTVVVDHCFDYFEKLGYQNAAEHDIKLESGDAPLLVKYLWDNLTDAPHGIVKFPEHFY, translated from the coding sequence ATGCAAATATATTTAAGTACTTTAACAGAGTTAGATTATGATAAATCTTTAAATAGTATTGAAGAAAGTTTTGATGATAATCCTGAAACGAGTTGGCAAGCACGTGCGAAAGTAAAACATTTAAGAAAATCTCCTTGCTATAATTTTGAATTAGAAGTAATAGCGAAAAATGAAAATAACGATGTCGTTGGACACGTTTTATTAATTGAAGTAGAAATTAATAGTGATGATAAGACGTATTATGGTTTGGCGATTGCCTCTTTATCAGTTCATCCTGAATTACGTGGACAAAAATTAGGTCGTGGCTTGGTTCAAGCAGTAGAAGAGCGTGCCAAAGCACAAGAGTATAGTACGGTTGTTGTAGACCATTGTTTTGACTACTTTGAAAAGTTGGGTTATCAAAATGCTGCTGAGCATGACATTAAATTAGAATCTGGTGATGCACCGTTACTTGTAAAATATTTATGGGATAATTTGACGGATGCACCACACGGAATCGTAAAATTTCCAGAACATTTTTATTAA
- the yabA gene encoding DNA replication initiation control protein YabA, translating into MDRNEIFEKIMRLEMNVNQLSKETSELKALAVELVEENVALQLENDNLKKVLGNDEPTTIDTANSKPAKAVKKPLPSKDNLAILYGEGFHICKGELFGKHRHGEDCLFCLEVLSD; encoded by the coding sequence TTGGATCGCAATGAAATATTTGAAAAAATAATGCGTTTAGAAATGAATGTCAATCAACTTTCAAAGGAAACTTCAGAATTAAAGGCACTTGCAGTTGAATTAGTAGAAGAAAATGTAGCGCTTCAACTTGAAAATGATAATTTGAAAAAGGTGTTGGGCAATGATGAACCAACTACTATTGATACTGCGAATTCAAAACCAGCAAAAGCTGTGAAAAAGCCATTACCAAGTAAAGATAATTTGGCTATATTGTATGGAGAAGGATTTCATATTTGTAAAGGCGAATTATTTGGAAAACATCGACATGGTGAAGATTGTCTGTTCTGTTTAGAAGTTTTAAGTGATTAA
- a CDS encoding YbaB/EbfC family nucleoid-associated protein produces the protein MRGGGNMQQMMKQMQKMQKKMAQEQEKLKEERIVGTAGGGMVAVTVTGHKEVVDVEIKEEAVDPDDIEMLQDLVLAATNEAMNKADELTQERLGKHTQGLNIPGM, from the coding sequence ATGCGCGGTGGCGGAAACATGCAACAAATGATGAAACAAATGCAAAAAATGCAAAAGAAAATGGCTCAAGAACAAGAAAAACTTAAAGAAGAGCGTATTGTAGGAACAGCTGGCGGTGGCATGGTTGCAGTTACTGTAACTGGTCATAAAGAAGTTGTCGACGTTGAAATCAAAGAAGAAGCTGTAGACCCAGACGATATTGAAATGCTACAAGACTTAGTGTTAGCAGCTACTAATGAAGCGATGAATAAAGCTGATGAGCTTACTCAAGAACGTTTAGGTAAACATACTCAAGGCTTAAACATCCCTGGAATGTGA
- a CDS encoding stage 0 sporulation family protein: protein MPNVIGVQFQKAGKLEYYTPNDIQVDIEDWVVVESKRGIEIGIVKNPLMDIAEEDVVLPLKNIIRIADDKDIDKFNCNERDAENALILCKDIVREQGLDMRLVNCEYTLDKSKVIFNFTADDRIDFRKLVKILAQHLKTRIELRQIGVRDEAKLLGGIGPCGRSLCCSTFLGDFEPVSIKMAKDQNLSLNPTKISGACGRLMCCLKYENDYYEEVRAQLPDIGEAIETPDGNGKVVALNILDISMQVKLEGHEQPLEYKLEEIETMH from the coding sequence ATGCCAAATGTAATAGGTGTTCAGTTTCAAAAAGCGGGAAAATTAGAATATTATACACCTAATGATATACAAGTAGATATAGAAGACTGGGTAGTTGTCGAATCTAAAAGAGGCATAGAGATAGGTATTGTTAAAAATCCATTAATGGATATTGCTGAAGAGGATGTTGTGTTACCTCTTAAAAATATTATTCGCATTGCTGATGACAAAGATATTGATAAATTTAATTGTAATGAACGAGATGCTGAAAATGCATTAATACTATGTAAAGACATTGTAAGAGAACAAGGTTTGGACATGCGTTTAGTCAATTGCGAATATACATTAGATAAATCGAAAGTTATTTTTAATTTTACGGCGGATGATCGTATTGATTTTAGAAAATTAGTAAAAATATTAGCGCAACATTTAAAAACACGTATCGAGTTGAGACAAATTGGTGTAAGGGATGAAGCCAAATTGCTTGGCGGTATCGGACCTTGTGGTAGGTCGTTATGTTGTTCTACATTTTTAGGGGATTTTGAACCAGTATCGATTAAGATGGCTAAGGATCAAAATTTATCATTAAATCCAACTAAAATTTCTGGTGCATGTGGTCGTTTGATGTGTTGTTTAAAATATGAAAATGACTATTATGAGGAAGTACGTGCACAATTACCTGATATTGGTGAAGCAATTGAAACGCCTGATGGTAACGGGAAAGTAGTTGCTTTAAATATATTAGACATTTCTATGCAGGTGAAGCTTGAGGGACATGAACAGCCACTTGAATATAAATTAGAAGAAATAGAAACTATGCATTAA